A region from the Hylaeus volcanicus isolate JK05 chromosome 6, UHH_iyHylVolc1.0_haploid, whole genome shotgun sequence genome encodes:
- the LOC128878762 gene encoding tyrosine--tRNA ligase, cytoplasmic isoform X2: MVELKWEEKYELITRNLAEWLGDEKLKGILKQRDLKLYWGTATTGKPHVGYFTPMSKIADFLRAGAEVTVLFADLHAYLDNMKAPWELLELRVQYYEAVIKAMLKSIDVPLDKLKFVKGTEYQLSKEYTLDVYRLTSVVTEHDAKKAGAEVVKQVANPLLSGLLYPGLQALDEEYLKVDAQFGGVDQRKIFTFSEKYLPMLGYEKRIHLMNPMIPGLAGSKMSSSEDDSKIDLLDNAATVKKKLKKAFCEPGNVTDNGILSFAKHVIYCLLKEGESFTVPRTPEFGGDISFEKYEDLENAFAKEEIHPGDLKNAAEIYINKLLNPIIKEFETDPKLKALASKAYPPPQKQKAVEQLTPARLDIRVGKIVEVSKHPDADSLYVEKIDLGEPTGPRTIVSGLVNYVPLEEMKDRMVVILANLKPASLRGIQSHGMVLCASVDEPTKRVEPLRPPADCKPGEKVIVEGYEDGSPDDVLNPKKKVWEKLQVDLVVNGNGEASWSGNLLFTASGGKLIADSLKNVTIK; encoded by the exons ATGGTTGAACTCAAGTGGGAAGAAAAGTATGAACTTATCACTAGGAATTTGGCTGAGTGGCTTGGCGATGAGAAACTCAAAGGTATCCTAAAACAGCGAGATTTGAAACTTTACTGGGGTACAGCGACAACTGGAAAGCCACATGTTGGTTACTTCACGCCGATGTCTAAGATAGCAGACTTTTTAAGAGCTGGTGCAGAAGTTACTGTGTTATTCGCAGATCTTCATGCTTATTTAGATAACATGAAGGCACCTTGGGAACTTTTAGAACTTCGTGTTCAATACTACGAAGCAGTTATCAAAGCGATGCTCAAGTCTATCGATGTACCTTTGGACAAGCTAAAATTTGTCAAGGGAACGGAGTATCAGTTGTCTAA gGAATATACTTTGGATGTTTATCGTTTAACTTCTGTTGTAACCGAGCATGATGCAAAAAAAGCAGGTGCAGAAGTAGTTAAACAGGTGGCTAATCCTTTGCTCTCCGGATTGTTGTATCCAGGACTACAAGCTTTGGATGAAGAATACCTTAAGGTTGATGCTCAATTTGGTGGTGTGGATCAAAGAAAGATCTTCACTTTCTCTGAGAAATATTTGCCTATGCTTGGATACGAGAAACGTATCCATTTGATGAATCCAATGA TTCCTGGATTAGCGGGATCGAAAATGTCTTCTTCCGAGGACGATTCCAAGATTGATCTTTTAGATAATGCTGCAACAGtaaaaaagaagttgaaaAAAGCATTTTGCGAACCTGGTAATGTCACCGATAACGGAATTCTCTCGTTTGCCAAGCACGTAATATACTGTTTGTTAAAAGAGGGAGAGTCTTTTACTGTACCAAGAACCCCTGAATTTG GGGGAGATATATCGTTCGAGAAATATGAGGACTTGGAGAACGCGTTCGCTAAAGAAGAAATTCATCCTggggatttaaaaaatgcagctgaaatttacattaacaaACTTTTGAATccaattataaaagaattcgAAACAGATCCGAAGTTGAAAGCTTTAGCGAGTAAAGCTTATCCTCCTCCACAGAAGCAAA AAGCTGTAGAACAATTAACACCAGCCCGGTTAGACATCAGAGTTGGAAAGATAGTCGAAGTGTCGAAGCATCCCGATGCTGATTCACTGTacgttgaaaaaattgatttgggaGAGCCTACTGGGCCTCGTACGATCGTCAGCGGTCTTGTAAATTATGTACCACTGGAAGAAATGAAAGACAGAATGGTGGTTATTCTTGCAAACTTAAAACCAGCGAGTCTCAGAGGCATACAGTCTCACGGAATGGTTCTATGTGCATCTGT AGACGAACCCACAAAGCGAGTCGAACCATTAAGACCGCCAGCAGATTGTAAACCAGGCGAGAAAGTCATTGTAGAGGGATACGAAGACGGATCGCCAGACGATGTACTAAACCCAAAGAAAAAAGTGTGGGAGAAGCTACAA gTTGATCTCGTAGTAAATGGTAATGGAGAAGCATCGTGGAGCGGAAATCTTCTGTTCACTGCAAGCGGTGGTAAACTTATAGCTGACAGTCTTAAAAAcgtaacaattaaataa
- the LOC128878762 gene encoding tyrosine--tRNA ligase, cytoplasmic isoform X1: MRMIRQLFPVSRVAKFWNSNRSYAVVTNMVELKWEEKYELITRNLAEWLGDEKLKGILKQRDLKLYWGTATTGKPHVGYFTPMSKIADFLRAGAEVTVLFADLHAYLDNMKAPWELLELRVQYYEAVIKAMLKSIDVPLDKLKFVKGTEYQLSKEYTLDVYRLTSVVTEHDAKKAGAEVVKQVANPLLSGLLYPGLQALDEEYLKVDAQFGGVDQRKIFTFSEKYLPMLGYEKRIHLMNPMIPGLAGSKMSSSEDDSKIDLLDNAATVKKKLKKAFCEPGNVTDNGILSFAKHVIYCLLKEGESFTVPRTPEFGGDISFEKYEDLENAFAKEEIHPGDLKNAAEIYINKLLNPIIKEFETDPKLKALASKAYPPPQKQKAVEQLTPARLDIRVGKIVEVSKHPDADSLYVEKIDLGEPTGPRTIVSGLVNYVPLEEMKDRMVVILANLKPASLRGIQSHGMVLCASVDEPTKRVEPLRPPADCKPGEKVIVEGYEDGSPDDVLNPKKKVWEKLQVDLVVNGNGEASWSGNLLFTASGGKLIADSLKNVTIK; encoded by the exons ATGCGTATGATTCGTCAGCTTTTTCCGGTTTCGCGTGTCGCGAAATTTTGGAACTCGAATCGAAGTTACGcagt AGTAACAAACATGGTTGAACTCAAGTGGGAAGAAAAGTATGAACTTATCACTAGGAATTTGGCTGAGTGGCTTGGCGATGAGAAACTCAAAGGTATCCTAAAACAGCGAGATTTGAAACTTTACTGGGGTACAGCGACAACTGGAAAGCCACATGTTGGTTACTTCACGCCGATGTCTAAGATAGCAGACTTTTTAAGAGCTGGTGCAGAAGTTACTGTGTTATTCGCAGATCTTCATGCTTATTTAGATAACATGAAGGCACCTTGGGAACTTTTAGAACTTCGTGTTCAATACTACGAAGCAGTTATCAAAGCGATGCTCAAGTCTATCGATGTACCTTTGGACAAGCTAAAATTTGTCAAGGGAACGGAGTATCAGTTGTCTAA gGAATATACTTTGGATGTTTATCGTTTAACTTCTGTTGTAACCGAGCATGATGCAAAAAAAGCAGGTGCAGAAGTAGTTAAACAGGTGGCTAATCCTTTGCTCTCCGGATTGTTGTATCCAGGACTACAAGCTTTGGATGAAGAATACCTTAAGGTTGATGCTCAATTTGGTGGTGTGGATCAAAGAAAGATCTTCACTTTCTCTGAGAAATATTTGCCTATGCTTGGATACGAGAAACGTATCCATTTGATGAATCCAATGA TTCCTGGATTAGCGGGATCGAAAATGTCTTCTTCCGAGGACGATTCCAAGATTGATCTTTTAGATAATGCTGCAACAGtaaaaaagaagttgaaaAAAGCATTTTGCGAACCTGGTAATGTCACCGATAACGGAATTCTCTCGTTTGCCAAGCACGTAATATACTGTTTGTTAAAAGAGGGAGAGTCTTTTACTGTACCAAGAACCCCTGAATTTG GGGGAGATATATCGTTCGAGAAATATGAGGACTTGGAGAACGCGTTCGCTAAAGAAGAAATTCATCCTggggatttaaaaaatgcagctgaaatttacattaacaaACTTTTGAATccaattataaaagaattcgAAACAGATCCGAAGTTGAAAGCTTTAGCGAGTAAAGCTTATCCTCCTCCACAGAAGCAAA AAGCTGTAGAACAATTAACACCAGCCCGGTTAGACATCAGAGTTGGAAAGATAGTCGAAGTGTCGAAGCATCCCGATGCTGATTCACTGTacgttgaaaaaattgatttgggaGAGCCTACTGGGCCTCGTACGATCGTCAGCGGTCTTGTAAATTATGTACCACTGGAAGAAATGAAAGACAGAATGGTGGTTATTCTTGCAAACTTAAAACCAGCGAGTCTCAGAGGCATACAGTCTCACGGAATGGTTCTATGTGCATCTGT AGACGAACCCACAAAGCGAGTCGAACCATTAAGACCGCCAGCAGATTGTAAACCAGGCGAGAAAGTCATTGTAGAGGGATACGAAGACGGATCGCCAGACGATGTACTAAACCCAAAGAAAAAAGTGTGGGAGAAGCTACAA gTTGATCTCGTAGTAAATGGTAATGGAGAAGCATCGTGGAGCGGAAATCTTCTGTTCACTGCAAGCGGTGGTAAACTTATAGCTGACAGTCTTAAAAAcgtaacaattaaataa